In Carassius gibelio isolate Cgi1373 ecotype wild population from Czech Republic chromosome B2, carGib1.2-hapl.c, whole genome shotgun sequence, a single genomic region encodes these proteins:
- the LOC127951150 gene encoding sickle tail protein homolog isoform X5 produces MQSYNMEQKKEAFLEHLKQKYPHHASVIMGHQERLQDKIRSSGHSVTPQSAVGEPREHLSLASLESLEAMSEGEAPSAFTRGSRSRASLPVVKSNNQTKDRSLGVLYLQYGEETKQIRMPNEVTGADTIKALFVSAFPQHLTMKTLESPSVAIYIKDDMRNMYYELTDVRNITSHSCLKVYHKDPAQAFNHNTRPNNGEIRITRERLYSGRQQPGGQSPVHTLPHSPIHSVQGSLSPPTPRSMPSSPSRIPFGHSVAMPGGATLPRSNAPSNRSITPCSSAILERRDVKPDEDLSSKSVPLYSEAYASPEARLSVSSSQGSHSGDVPDGAAYIQHRSSIKSVGAYTDGQDLQHSLYRQKSRKYSESQLASMGSKTPPASPHRVNEVRMIDMLPGQNSHMPSQGVAAERASPVRRSFRKDSNVAMEVATRVRGNVASPVFADLQPSHGEKPFQGHVAAGDPQSEKIKAMEQQIASLTGLVQHALMKGPNTSAKETSSEKPVKIESSAQNGGVCTVSSTKEPDSISPVRDPAMSSILSTFRRNVSDLRLQLHQLKQMQLQNQDAMRQMLRQAELEISERFSDIVLHLKDPVHRQRVQVEEERHRYLGMEEMVLVQLGELENYVEMLKKESSCAMSNRPVTLKDVEEGAVNLRKVGEALATLKGEFPALQMKMRGVLRVEVEAVRFLKEEPHKMDSMLKRVKALTDTLSGLRRYTTESHNHTSDPVQGKALPADSVSFAEEYRSPKPVCESPTPQPRSPAKIICSEPVPTSPVTVHHIQGTPISMHHPSPPLTPTHSRDSPTVAKVSPRSRENSPALLKRAAPRGQEAVPATAVINTTGSSSPEEISVNTSRPMPDEVSKQAAEEDKVEMERILQQTQASLMKAIPDLEVSKQVDSASSHPPSILPDEVDFPLPVSSLPEAAPQDGPKADKPAQTSLERPQKPHRASVDRVQPNPETASKSPPPPPPRRFYPSGSGLTTGRSGEVIYTTRKESTSSQEGEEEAPKPKPLRVPPEVKPKPRTPPPVNTSTLQDEEDEGDKIMAELQVFQKCTKKDLQPRYIVDLTSRELSDSEMEPGLSLSYHTKSSGDSPASSQTSSPKSRPQPAESVEKPGKPQKLQDSQRQFRQVVLL; encoded by the exons GTGTCCTCTACCTGCAGTATGGAGAAGAGACCAAACAGATCCGAATGCCCAATGAGGTGACGGGTGCAGACACCATCAAGGCTCTGTTTGTCAGTGCCTTCCCTCAGCACCTCACTATGAAGACCCTGGAGTCCCCCAGCGTGGCTATATACATCAAAGATGACATGAGGAATATGTACTATGAGCTGACTGATGTCAG GAACATCACATCACACTCTTGTCTGAAAGTGTATCACAAAGACCCAGCCCAGGCCTTCAATCACAACACAAGACCAAATAATGGAGAAATTAGG ATCACAAGAGAGAGGCTCTACAGTGGCAGACAGCAGCCGGGAGGCCAAAGCCCAGTGCACACTCTGCCTCACAGTCCCATACATTCAGTCCAGGGCTCTCTGTCTCCTCCTACACCTCGTTCCATGCCCTCATCTCCTTCTAGGATCCCTTTCGGCCACTCTGTTGCCATGCCTGGTGGTGCCACCTTACCCAGGTCCAACGCACCCTCAAATCGCTCTATCACACCCTGCTCCAGTGCCATCCTGGAGCGACGGGACGTAAAACCGGATGAGGATCTGAGCAGCAAGAGCGTTCCTTTGTATTCAGAAGCATATGCTTCACCTGAAGCCAGGCTCAGTGTCTCCTCATCACAAGGCAGCCATTCTGGAGACGTCCCGGATGGGGCGGCGTACATCCAGCACCGCTCCTCCATCAAGTCTGTCGGTGCGTACACAGATGGCCAGGATCTGCAGCACTCCCTCTACAGACAGAAATCTCGAAAGTACAGTGAGAGTCAGCTCGCCTCCATGGGCTCCAAAACACCGCCTGCTTCTCCTCACAGGGTCAATGAGGTCAGAATGATTGACATGCTCCCAGGCCAGAACTCCCACATGCCCTCACAAGGTGTGGCAGCGGAAAGAGCATCACCTGTGCGTAGATCTTTCCGCAAGGACAGTAATGTGGCCATGGAGGTGGCCACCAGGGTGAGAGGCAATGTGGCCTCCCCTGTTTTTGCCGACCTTCAGCCCAGTCACGGAGAGAAGCCATTTCAAGGACACGTGGCAGCTGGAGATCCTCAGAG TGAAAAAATAAAGGCAATGGAGCAGCAGATCGCCAGCCTTACTGGACTCGTTCAACACGCTCTTATGAAAGGGCCAAATACAAGTGCCAAAGAGACTTCCAG TGAGAAACCAGTAAAGATTGAGTCTTCGGCACAGAATGGTG GTGTCTGTACTGTATCATCAACTAAAGAGCCAGACAGTATTTCTCCTGTCAGAGACCCTGCTATGAGCTCAATCCTCTCCACCTTCAGGAGAAACGTCTCTGACCTCAGACTGCAGCTCCATCAACTCAAACAGATGCAG CTGCAAAACCAGGATGCCATGAGGCAGATGCTGCGACAGGCAGAGCTGGAGATCTCCGAGAGGTTTTCAGACATTGTGCTGCACCTTAAGGACCCCGTTCATAGACAGCGAGTCCAGGTGGAAGAGGAAAGACACAGATATCTAGGCATGGAGGAGATGGTTCTCGTACAGCTCGG AGAGCTGGAAAACTATGTGGAGATGCTCAAGAAAGAATCCAGCTGTGCCATGAGCAATCGCCCAGTCACTCTGAAGGATGTGGAGGAAGGGGCGGTCAACTTACGCAAAGTAGGAGAAGCTTTGGCCACACTCAAAG GAGAGTTCCCAGCCCTGCAGATGAAAATGCGTGGCGTGTTGAGGGTGGAGGTGGAGGCGGTGCGCTTCCTTAAAGAGGAGCCTCACAAAATGGACAGCATGCTGAAGAGAGTCAAAGCTCTGACTGACACTCTCAGTGGACTGAGAAG ATACACCACTGAAAGCCACAACCATACTTCTGACCCAGTCCAAGGGAAGGCGTTACCAGCTGATTCAGTTTCCTTTGCGGAAGAGTACAGATCTCCAAAACCTGTTTGTGAGTCCCCGACCCCACAGCCAAGATCACCTGCCAAAATCATCTGCTCGGAGCCCGTACCCACTTCTCCAGTCACGGTGCACCACATTCAGGGGACTCCCATCAGCATGCACCACCCCAGTCCCCCGCTCACACCCACCCATAGCAGGGACTCCCCCACTGTGGCGAAGGTCAGTCCCAGGAGCAGAGAAAACAGTCCTGCCCTGCTAAAGAGAGCAGCACCACGGGGCCAGGAAGCTGTGCCAGCAACCGCTGTCATCAACACGACTGGATCCTCCTCACCAGAGGAGATCTCTGTCAACACAAGCAGGCCCATGCCTGACGAG GTTTCTAAACAGGCAGCAGAGGAGGACAAGGTTGAAATGGAGAGGATCCTTCAGCAGACTCAGGCCAGCCTTATGAAGGCCATACCTGACCTGGAAGTGAGCAAACAGGTGGACAGCGCCTCCTCCCATCCACCCAGCATCTTGCCAGATGAGGTGGACTTTCCACTTCCTGTATCTTCACTCCCTG AAGCCGCACCGCAGGATGGACCCAAAGCAGATAAACCAGCCCAGACCAGTTTGGAGAGGCCACAGAAGCCCCACAGGGCCAGTGTTGACAGAGTACAGCCCAACCCTGAAACGGCCAGCAAATcgcctccccctccccctccacgCAGATTCTACCCCTCTGGATCTGGACTCACCACAGGACGTTCGGGAGAGGTGATCTACACCACCCGGAAAGAGTCCACTAGCTCACAG GAGGGTGAAGAGGAGGCCCCGAAGCCCAAACCCTTGCGTGTGCCCCCAGAGGTCAAGCCCAAGCCCCGCACTCCTCCTCCTGTCAACACCTCCACCTTACAAGATGAAGAGGATGAAGGAGATAAGATCATGGCTGAGCTACAG GTGTTTCAGAAGTgcacaaaaaaagatttacagcCCAGATATATTGTTGATCTCACATCCCGTGAGCTCTCAGACAGTGAGATGGAGCCAGGGCTTTCCCTGTCTTACCACACAAAG AGCTCTGGGGACTCGCCTGCTTCGAGTCAGACTTCCTCACCCAAGTCTCGCCCGCAGCCAGCAGAGAGTGTGGAAAAACCTGGAAAACCTCAAAAGCTCCAGGACTCCCAGAGGCAATTCCGTCAGGTGGTTTTACTGTAG